From Denitrovibrio acetiphilus DSM 12809, the proteins below share one genomic window:
- a CDS encoding class I SAM-dependent methyltransferase, which yields MNDSVQNYYNELASSDSNRHYKGIPVLASDGIHQYITDLSKGYLKEGASVLDIGCGQGALSLRLADNNYNVNACDSYDLCKCKDRINFINSMIEDLNTDVQFDGLFAVEVIEHVENVFQFLEIAKGLLKDDGYIFITTPNIETFTSKIRFLLTGEHALFAEHNQKQDGHINPVHHFQIAYACEKYGLKIVESTSILKERFPKNLFKQMLYGLMYIPVLFSKHKNDKGKIKVYVLEKA from the coding sequence ATGAATGACAGTGTGCAGAATTATTATAACGAGCTGGCTTCATCAGACTCAAACAGACATTATAAAGGCATTCCCGTTCTAGCCAGTGATGGGATACATCAATATATAACTGATCTTTCAAAAGGATATCTTAAAGAGGGAGCATCCGTTTTAGACATAGGATGCGGACAAGGTGCCCTCTCTCTCAGGCTTGCTGACAACAACTATAACGTTAATGCGTGCGACAGCTACGACCTGTGTAAATGCAAAGACCGCATTAATTTTATCAACTCTATGATCGAAGATCTGAACACGGATGTTCAATTTGACGGTCTGTTTGCTGTGGAAGTCATCGAACATGTCGAAAACGTTTTTCAGTTTCTAGAGATAGCCAAAGGGCTGCTGAAAGACGATGGATATATTTTTATCACAACGCCTAATATTGAAACTTTCACGAGTAAAATACGTTTCCTTCTGACAGGGGAACATGCACTTTTTGCTGAACATAACCAAAAGCAGGACGGGCACATTAACCCGGTTCATCACTTCCAGATTGCTTATGCCTGTGAAAAATACGGACTGAAAATAGTTGAATCAACTTCCATACTTAAAGAGAGATTCCCGAAAAACCTCTTTAAACAAATGCTGTACGGCTTAATGTATATACCGGTTCTCTTCTCTAAACATAAGAACGACAAAGGTAAGATAAAAGTCTATGTGCTTGAAAAAGCCTAG
- the rsmI gene encoding 16S rRNA (cytidine(1402)-2'-O)-methyltransferase — MPTIYVAGTDITGDYSNIPPHLKEIAAKCGLIIGEDRRNLGRFVAGADVRSAEQMFLNEHSLKREKEFLVEVSAEYENVLLISDAGTPCVADPGYDFINMAWNAGYQVVSIPGPSSITAALSVSGYFSESFYFMGFPPKENDQRKKFFDRVYNCRDTVVLLERPYVLHQLLDEVSFIDKKMSLSMNLGMPDEVTYRGTAAEILASVPEGVKAPFVLVISKKRFKED; from the coding sequence ATGCCGACAATATATGTAGCCGGAACTGATATTACCGGCGATTATTCAAATATTCCGCCCCATCTGAAAGAGATCGCAGCGAAATGCGGACTCATTATAGGGGAAGACAGACGCAATCTCGGTCGTTTTGTTGCGGGAGCAGATGTTCGCAGTGCTGAACAGATGTTTCTGAACGAGCACTCCTTGAAGCGTGAGAAAGAGTTTCTTGTTGAAGTGAGTGCCGAATATGAAAATGTTCTTCTTATCTCTGATGCAGGGACACCATGTGTTGCAGATCCGGGGTATGATTTTATAAATATGGCATGGAACGCAGGGTATCAGGTTGTATCTATACCCGGTCCGTCATCCATAACGGCTGCACTCTCTGTCAGCGGATATTTCTCGGAAAGTTTCTACTTTATGGGATTTCCTCCGAAAGAAAATGATCAGAGGAAGAAGTTTTTTGACCGTGTCTATAATTGCAGAGATACTGTTGTGCTTCTGGAACGACCATATGTTCTGCATCAGCTTCTGGATGAAGTTTCGTTTATAGATAAAAAGATGAGCCTTTCAATGAATCTGGGCATGCCGGATGAGGTAACCTACCGGGGAACAGCAGCGGAAATTCTCGCTTCAGTTCCGGAAGGTGTGAAAGCACCTTTTGTGCTGGTTATATCAAAGAAGAGGTTCAAAGAGGATTAA